A window from Deltaproteobacteria bacterium encodes these proteins:
- the tolR gene encoding protein TolR encodes MITNGGNGKRFMSDINVTPLVDVMLVLLIIFMVTAPMMIQGVEVNLPQTTTRNIKTEEDPLTLTIKKTKEIYLEDRLIPLDELEEKVRAIFKYRRNKEVLLRADKDVPYGIVVQVMAAAKRAGIDKLGMVTEPLE; translated from the coding sequence ATGATCACGAACGGGGGAAACGGGAAAAGATTCATGTCTGATATCAATGTCACGCCCCTGGTGGACGTGATGCTCGTGCTCCTCATCATCTTCATGGTGACGGCTCCCATGATGATACAGGGGGTGGAAGTGAATCTGCCCCAGACAACGACCCGGAACATCAAGACCGAAGAGGATCCCCTCACCTTGACCATAAAAAAGACCAAGGAAATCTATCTTGAAGATCGACTCATTCCCCTCGATGAGCTTGAAGAAAAAGTGCGGGCCATTTTCAAATACAGGCGGAACAAGGAGGTCCTCCTCCGGGCTGACAAGGACGTACCCTATGGGATCGTTGTCCAGGTGATGGCGGCCGCCAAAAGGGCCGGTATCGACAAGCTGGGCATGGTCACGGAACCCCTTGAATGA
- a CDS encoding molybdopterin biosynthesis protein, with protein MKRNIYLEMKSVEEAKAIIRSRFVTERRTGPEEIAVEEALGRVTAEPVFARFSSPTYHSAAMDGIAVRARDTFGISERHPKILEIGRDAVWVNTGQAMPEGFDSVIMVEKLHQKDENRIEIRSAAYPWQNVRKVGEDIIKTQLLFPQNHRIRAYDLGALVSAGVFSLKVWRRPRVVIIPTGSELVHFKDVRGQEELGRNRIIEYNSLILGGLVRECGGEVVIYDIIPDVEEEIRTALRKAVDSEAHVVLVNAGSSAGSKDFTAGIIRELGEVLVHGVAMMPGKPTIIGEIDGKAVIGNPGYTVSATLSFQQFVRPILYGLQGLKPPREKTVLVQPSRDIPSKLGVEEFIRVNIGRVGEKTVATPLPRAAGSITSLTRCEGILRVPALSEGVRQEEWVEAELLVDEEEIRNTVSIIGSHDMTIDILADEIRRRGHDIRISSGNVGSLGGLMAIRKGICHMAGSHLLDTKTGEYNLSYVQRYLKGIKVAIFHLALRDQGLILAKGNPKGIRGIEDLRREDVTFVNRQAGAGTRILLDYKLSQAGIQAEKIRGYDHEEFTHMAVAVDVLSGAADCGMGIFAAAKALDLDFVPIEREQYDLIIPCSHLKNPQIQEILETIRSDKFRERVSSLGGYDPSRSGELWLEVD; from the coding sequence TTGAAACGAAATATCTACCTGGAAATGAAAAGTGTTGAGGAGGCCAAGGCGATCATCCGCTCGCGATTCGTGACCGAGAGAAGAACGGGTCCGGAGGAGATCGCCGTCGAGGAGGCCTTGGGAAGGGTGACGGCCGAACCCGTATTCGCCCGGTTTTCTTCTCCGACCTACCATTCAGCGGCAATGGACGGGATAGCCGTGAGGGCCAGGGACACGTTCGGAATCAGTGAGCGTCACCCCAAGATCCTGGAAATCGGCAGAGATGCCGTATGGGTCAACACCGGCCAGGCCATGCCGGAAGGATTCGATTCGGTTATCATGGTGGAAAAACTCCACCAGAAGGATGAAAACAGGATCGAGATTCGCTCTGCAGCCTATCCCTGGCAAAACGTGCGAAAGGTGGGGGAGGATATCATAAAGACCCAGTTGTTGTTTCCCCAGAATCACCGGATCCGAGCTTACGACCTCGGCGCGTTGGTTTCGGCCGGGGTCTTTTCCCTGAAGGTCTGGAGAAGGCCCCGGGTCGTCATCATCCCGACTGGTTCGGAACTCGTCCATTTCAAAGACGTCCGCGGTCAGGAGGAACTCGGCCGGAATCGGATCATCGAGTATAACTCCTTGATCCTGGGCGGGCTGGTCCGGGAATGCGGGGGAGAAGTTGTCATCTACGATATCATTCCCGACGTGGAGGAGGAGATCCGAACGGCCCTTCGCAAGGCTGTGGATTCCGAAGCCCACGTGGTGCTCGTCAATGCCGGTTCATCGGCCGGGAGCAAGGATTTCACGGCGGGGATCATCCGGGAGCTTGGCGAAGTTCTTGTCCACGGCGTTGCCATGATGCCGGGAAAACCGACGATCATCGGAGAGATCGACGGCAAGGCGGTGATCGGGAATCCCGGTTACACGGTTTCCGCCACCCTCTCTTTTCAGCAGTTTGTGCGTCCGATCCTCTACGGCCTGCAAGGGCTGAAACCACCGAGGGAGAAGACCGTACTGGTGCAGCCCTCAAGGGATATTCCCTCGAAGCTGGGCGTGGAGGAATTCATACGGGTAAACATTGGGCGGGTGGGAGAAAAAACCGTGGCCACGCCCCTTCCCCGGGCGGCGGGCTCCATCACCAGCCTGACCCGCTGCGAGGGGATCCTTCGGGTTCCCGCCTTATCGGAAGGAGTCCGGCAGGAGGAATGGGTGGAGGCGGAACTTCTCGTTGATGAGGAGGAGATCCGGAACACCGTTTCCATCATCGGAAGCCACGACATGACTATAGACATCCTGGCCGACGAAATCAGGCGAAGGGGACACGATATCCGAATCTCCTCTGGAAATGTGGGGAGCCTCGGCGGGTTGATGGCCATCCGGAAGGGAATCTGCCATATGGCAGGATCCCATCTCCTGGATACCAAGACAGGAGAGTACAATCTTTCCTACGTTCAGAGATACCTCAAGGGGATCAAGGTCGCGATTTTCCACCTTGCCCTCCGGGACCAGGGATTGATCCTCGCAAAGGGAAATCCAAAGGGTATCCGTGGAATCGAAGACCTGCGAAGGGAGGATGTGACCTTCGTGAACCGCCAGGCCGGGGCGGGGACGCGCATCCTGCTCGACTATAAGCTCTCCCAGGCTGGAATCCAGGCCGAAAAGATCCGGGGATACGACCACGAGGAGTTCACCCATATGGCCGTTGCGGTGGACGTGCTGAGCGGAGCGGCCGATTGCGGCATGGGGATATTCGCTGCGGCCAAGGCCCTGGACCTTGATTTCGTTCCCATCGAAAGGGAGCAGTACGACCTGATCATTCCATGTTCCCATTTGAAAAATCCGCAAATCCAGGAGATCCTGGAAACGATAAGGTCTGATAAGTTTCGGGAACGGGTCTCTTCCCTGGGTGGATATGATCCTTCCCGGAGCGGGGAGTTGTGGTTGGAGGTGGACTGA
- a CDS encoding molybdopterin molybdenumtransferase MoeA gives MPVFFKVKTTEEVLEIVKGFDPVEGETVSLREAFGRVLYEDVFSPEDLPGFPRSSMDGYAVRAGDTYGASESLPVFLEVVGEVTMGEIPARRVGPGEAVKISTGGMIPEGADGVVMVEYCHVLDEKTIEVIRAVSPQENIILPDDDISKGSLVLGRGRRLRPQDLGAMAGLGILEVKVYRQPRIAIISTGDEVIPPGEKPKPGQIRDINTYTLGAFCEQNGAVPLYLGLCRDEFEPLRESVEKGLRGADSVWISGGSSLGTRDLTVNVLESFDSLEILVHGISISPGKPTIIGKAGARAVFGLPGHTASAMVVAEVFLRPFLSALAGQRVEESEAPVGKVDARLTRNIESAGGRDDFVRVRLIKEDEGWAAEPIFGKSGLISTLVEADGLVRIDRNTEGLYQDQKVQVLLLRPW, from the coding sequence CTGCCGGTGTTTTTCAAAGTCAAGACCACGGAAGAGGTTCTTGAGATTGTGAAGGGTTTCGACCCCGTGGAGGGGGAGACGGTTTCCCTTAGAGAGGCCTTTGGCCGGGTCCTTTATGAGGACGTGTTCTCACCGGAGGATCTCCCCGGTTTTCCTCGAAGTTCCATGGACGGATACGCCGTGAGGGCAGGGGACACATACGGGGCGAGTGAGAGCCTGCCGGTTTTCCTGGAGGTCGTGGGCGAGGTGACTATGGGCGAGATCCCGGCCCGGCGTGTCGGCCCGGGAGAGGCCGTAAAGATTTCCACAGGGGGGATGATTCCTGAAGGAGCCGACGGGGTTGTTATGGTGGAATACTGTCATGTGCTTGATGAGAAGACCATCGAGGTGATCCGTGCGGTCTCACCCCAGGAAAATATCATCCTCCCCGACGATGACATTTCGAAAGGCTCGCTCGTGCTCGGCAGAGGAAGGCGTCTCAGACCCCAGGACCTGGGGGCCATGGCGGGACTTGGTATCCTTGAGGTTAAGGTATACAGGCAGCCCCGCATCGCGATCATATCGACCGGGGACGAGGTCATTCCGCCCGGTGAAAAACCTAAGCCGGGACAGATCCGGGATATCAACACCTATACCCTGGGGGCGTTTTGTGAGCAAAACGGGGCCGTTCCGCTGTACCTCGGGCTCTGCCGGGACGAGTTCGAGCCACTTCGGGAAAGTGTGGAAAAAGGACTTCGGGGGGCGGATTCGGTATGGATATCTGGTGGCAGTTCCCTGGGCACCCGGGATCTGACCGTGAACGTGCTGGAATCCTTCGATTCGTTGGAAATCCTCGTTCATGGGATCTCCATCAGTCCTGGAAAGCCGACGATTATCGGAAAGGCGGGGGCAAGGGCCGTCTTCGGTCTGCCGGGTCATACCGCCTCGGCCATGGTTGTTGCGGAGGTCTTTCTGAGGCCCTTCCTCTCCGCCCTGGCCGGACAAAGGGTGGAGGAGTCGGAAGCCCCGGTCGGGAAGGTGGATGCGAGGCTGACCCGGAACATCGAATCTGCCGGAGGAAGGGATGATTTCGTCCGGGTGCGCCTTATCAAGGAAGATGAAGGATGGGCCGCGGAACCCATATTCGGAAAATCCGGCCTTATCTCGACCCTCGTGGAGGCCGACGGGTTGGTAAGAATCGATCGGAATACGGAAGGTCTATACCAGGACCAGAAGGTGCAGGTGCTCCTTTTGAGACCCTGGTAA
- a CDS encoding LysR family transcriptional regulator, which translates to MTSFYLRSRHWLVNENDKIIMGEGRKEIFENIEKTGSINRTAQIMKMSYKAVWSKIKATENAMGAKLVETNRKQGSHLTRQGKELLESYREMQKKCLKSDDRIFKSVFD; encoded by the coding sequence ATGACATCTTTTTACCTTCGATCGAGACATTGGCTCGTAAACGAGAACGACAAGATCATCATGGGGGAGGGACGAAAAGAAATTTTTGAAAACATTGAAAAGACGGGGTCCATCAACCGGACCGCCCAAATCATGAAAATGTCTTACAAGGCTGTTTGGAGCAAGATAAAGGCCACGGAGAACGCCATGGGCGCGAAGCTCGTGGAAACCAACAGAAAGCAGGGTTCTCACTTGACCCGGCAGGGGAAAGAACTCCTTGAGAGCTACAGGGAAATGCAGAAAAAATGCCTGAAGTCTGATGACCGGATCTTCAAATCGGTTTTCGATTAG
- the tolQ gene encoding protein TolQ, whose amino-acid sequence MILHAGAMVKFVMLILLSFSLVSWAIIFMKWRFFRRVRQETEYFFDLFWEETALEKIKKECEDLAFSPVAHLFRSGYSELRKTGKIQLPHTSDDWGNAMKALLFNVERALRKTAIEQSTRLEKALSFLATTGNTAPFIGLFGTVWGIMESFRGIGLKGSASLAVVAPGISEALVATAAGLATAIPAVVAFNHFNQKAMIAKSEMDTFSSEFLNLVERQVLKKKTAPRKAQTA is encoded by the coding sequence ATGATCCTCCATGCCGGAGCCATGGTGAAGTTCGTCATGCTCATCCTGCTGTCCTTCTCCCTGGTGTCCTGGGCCATTATTTTTATGAAGTGGCGATTTTTTAGAAGGGTAAGGCAAGAGACGGAGTATTTTTTTGATCTGTTCTGGGAGGAGACGGCCCTGGAAAAGATCAAGAAGGAATGTGAGGATCTGGCCTTCAGCCCGGTGGCGCACCTATTTCGTTCCGGGTACTCGGAACTCAGGAAAACAGGGAAGATTCAACTCCCCCATACCTCGGACGATTGGGGCAATGCCATGAAGGCCCTACTTTTCAACGTCGAAAGGGCCCTTCGCAAGACCGCCATCGAACAGAGCACGAGGCTTGAGAAGGCCCTTTCTTTCCTGGCGACGACCGGCAACACGGCACCCTTCATCGGGCTGTTTGGAACCGTTTGGGGGATCATGGAGTCATTCCGGGGGATCGGATTAAAGGGCTCGGCCAGTCTGGCCGTTGTGGCCCCGGGAATCTCGGAGGCATTGGTGGCCACCGCGGCCGGGCTTGCGACCGCGATTCCCGCAGTGGTCGCCTTCAATCACTTCAACCAAAAGGCGATGATAGCCAAATCAGAGATGGACACCTTTTCATCAGAATTCCTGAATCTAGTAGAAAGGCAGGTTTTGAAGAAAAAGACTGCTCCGCGAAAGGCCCAAACAGCCTGA